In the genome of Sphingopyxis sp. YF1, the window TGTTGCGCGCGGCGCCCTATCTCGCGGGGTTGGACGCGGCGGCGGCGCGCGCGGCGGTGCAGGAACTGATGGGGCCGGGGGCGGCGCGCAATGCGCTCGACTGCGCGCTGTGGGACCTCGAGGCGCGGCAGCGGGGCGAGCCGCTGTGGCGGATCGCGGGATGCGAAGGTGCGCCGGCACCGAGGATCACCGCCTACACCATCTCGCTCGGCGATCCCGACGCGATGGCGGCGCAGGCAGCGGCCGCCGCCGCGGCGGGATTTCACCTGCTCAAGCTCAAGCTGACCGGCGAGGGCGACCGTGCGCGCGTCGCGGCGGTGCGCACCGGCGCGCCCGACGTCCGGCTGATCGCCGACGCCAATGCGAGCTGGGGCCAGCTCGACCCGCTCGACGAGGCCGAGGCGCTCGCCGAGCTGGGGGTCGAGATGATCGAGCAGCCGGTGCCGGTCGATGCCGATGCGTTGCTCGACGGCGTCTATGCGCCCATTCCCTTCGTTGCCGACGAAAGCTGCCAGACGAGCGCCGACATCGCGCGGATCGGCCCCTTCTACGACGGGGTGAACATCAAGCTCGACAAGGCGGGCGGGCTCACCGAGGCGTTGCGGATCGCCGACGCCGCCGACGCCGCGGGACTGTCGATCATGGCCGGGTGCATGCTCTGCACCAGCC includes:
- a CDS encoding dipeptide epimerase; amino-acid sequence: MGIQLKNARVERWPVAGSFVTARGARTFVDVVVAEVAAGGFGGRGEGTPVDYQGESAESCRDALLRAAPYLAGLDAAAARAAVQELMGPGAARNALDCALWDLEARQRGEPLWRIAGCEGAPAPRITAYTISLGDPDAMAAQAAAAAAAGFHLLKLKLTGEGDRARVAAVRTGAPDVRLIADANASWGQLDPLDEAEALAELGVEMIEQPVPVDADALLDGVYAPIPFVADESCQTSADIARIGPFYDGVNIKLDKAGGLTEALRIADAADAAGLSIMAGCMLCTSLAIAPAFVLAQRAKWVDLDGPALLAKDREGGFRYADGRIVAPN